The Funiculus sociatus GB2-C1 genomic interval TACGGCAGCCATTTGGTTTTTTGCACTCTGGCATACTCAGCTAGTTATGTCTATCTATTGATATTGAACGATACATTTGGATAAGTAGGGTCAGCAATAAACACCCTACAACTATCCTTATAGAATCAGCAATAGCTCAAGCTATTCCGGAGGCGATTGTAAAGTTAATAATGTATCAGGCAAAGCCATAAGAATTTGCTTTAATTCTGCTTCCTGAATGTGCTTAACTGCTTGTTTAACACTAAGCCACTCTCGCTTTCTTAAGTTAGCTTCCGGCCAATCTTCCAGTACCGTTTCGACTTGTAATAAAAAGGTCTCAACTCGACAAGTACGCCCCCACTTTTGATAGTCGTAAGTACCCATTGTTGTAGGCAGTACCTGACCAATGACTCCAGCTTCTTCCCAGGCTTCCTTTGCTGCCGAATCTTGCGGTGACATCATAAACTCAATCATTCCTTTAGGAATCACCCAGCGTTTACCTGTCGAAGAAGTGATTAACAAAACTTCGATTTTACCGTTTTTGATCCGGTATGGAATTACCCCCGATTGCTCAATAACTCCGGCTGATTTTGAGATCATACGTTTAATTTTTTTTATTAATTTTTCCAGCGTATTGCTCCCTATATTTGTTAGGTATTAGTTAGTTAGTAAGGTGGGCATTGCCCACCCTACGTTATGTTAAATGTCAACTGCTATGTCCAGAGAACGCACTAAGAAAGCCCACTTGTCTGCAACTTCTTCAATAATTTTAGCTGTTGGCTTGCCAGCACCATGTCCCGCTTTAGTCTCAATTCTAATTAACACCGGATTTTTACCCGCGTGTGCCTCTTGCAAAGCAGCAGCAAACTTGAAACTGTGGGCAGGCACCACCCGATCGTCGTGATCGGCTGTTGTGATCATCGTAGCTGGATAGGACGTTTCGCTTTTTAGATTATGCAGTGGCGAATAAGCATAAAGCGCCTTAAACTCATCTGGGTTTTCCGCAGAACCATACTCAGAACACCAAGCCCAGCCAATCGTAAACTTATGGAAACGCAACATATCCATTACGCCGACAGCAGGCAATGCCGCACCAAATAAATTCGGGCGTTGTGTCAAACAAGCACCCACCAATAATCCCCCATTACTGCCGCCGCCGATAGCTAGTTTTGCAGGCTTTGTGTACTTATGGGAAATCAGCCACTCGGCTGCGGTGATGAAATCATCAAAAACATTTTGTTTATTTAGCTTCGTTCCTGCCTGGTGCCATTCCTCACCATATTCACCGCCACCGCGCAGATTGGGAATCGCATAAACTCCGCCCATTTCCAGCCAGATCAAACTCCCAACAGAAAAGCTTGGTGTTAGAGAGACATTGAAACCGCCATAGCCATAAAGATATGTTGGGTTATTTCCATCCAGTTGCAACCCTTTTTTGTGGGTGATAAACATAGGCACTTGGGTGCCATCTTTGCTGCTGTAAAATACCTGGTTTGTCTCGTAATCGGCGGGATTGAAATCAACCTTGGGTTGGCGGAAAATTGTACTTTCTCCGCTTACCATGTCGTAGTGATAGATAGTTGCTGGTGTGGTAAAGCTGGTGAAACTGTAGAAGGTTTCTGTGTCGTAGCGCTTGCCGCTAAAACCACCAGCAGAACCGATTCCCGGTAATTCGACTTCCCGGACAAATGCGCCATTTAGGTCGAAAATTTTAACTTGTGTGTGGGCATCTTTTAGATAATCAACCACAAATTGATTATTTAGCAGTCCGACACTTTCAAGGACTTCATCTGTCTGGGGGATAATTTCTTGCCATTGCGATCGCGCTGGGTTTTTGGTATCAATAGCAATAACGCGACCGCGTGGCGCATCCAGATCGGTGCGGAACCAGAACACATCACCATCATTGTCGATAAAGCTATAGTTAGCCTCAAACTCGTTAATAAGTTCTACTACCTCAGCATTTGGGTTTGCCAAATCCTTGTAGAAAATCAAGTTTTTCGGGTCAGTTCCTAACCAAACGCTGACAATCAGGTAACGTCCGTCCTCGGTTACGCCACCGCTGAATCCCCATTCCTTTTGATCCGGGCGATGATAGATCAGGATATCTTCTGACTGCGGTTTACCTAACTGGTGGTAGTAGAGTTTTTGGTAATAATTAACGTCTTCTAATTTTGTTTCTTTGTTGGGTTCGTCGTAGCGACTGTAGAAAAAGCCTTGATTGTCTTTAGTCCAAGATGCGCCAGAGAATTTAATCCATTTGAGATGATCTGATATATCTTCGCCTGTTTCAATGTCGCGTACTTTCCACTCTTGCCAGTCGGAACCAGAGGTAGATAAACCATAGGCCATCAGTTTAGCGTCTTCGCTAATGGAAACGCCAGACAAGGCGACTGTGCCATCTTCTGAAAGCTTATTGGGATCGAGTAAAACTTTTGGTTCAGCGTCGAGGGAAATTAAAGTGTATAAGACGCTTTGATTTTGTAAGCCATCGTTTTTGAAATAGAAGTAGCGAAGTGCGCGATCGCCTTCTTTAAAAGGAATACTAAATTTCTCATAATCCCACAATTGGGTTAGCCGCTGCTTAATCTTTTCGCGGACTGTAATTTCATTTAAGTATTCAAAAGTGACTTGGTTTTGCGCTTCCACCCAAGCCTTTGTTTCGTCTGAGTCTGGATCTTCAAGCCATCGGTAAGGATCTTCTACTCTTGTACCGTGATAGTCATCAACTTGATCGACTTTTTGGCTAGTTGGGTAGGCTAGGGGTTTATCTGGATATGACATAGGGTTAGACTTTAGGCAACACTGTCCAGTCTAGCGTCAGATTTACTCTATGTTCACGCGCCCTAGATTATTGGTTTCACAGCAGCCCTAATTCTGTCAAAATTTGCTTAGTTAGCTGGATTCGTTTTTTCATGAGTGCTTCTTTAGAAGTAGCTTCTAGGTTAGTAGCAAAGAAATAAACATTGTCTTCTCTTTCCAAATAACCAACAAACCAACCTAAAGCTTTTCCGTTAACTACCCCACTTAAACCTGTTTTTCCACTCAATTTGTAAGAATTAGTTTTTTCTAAAACCAGAATATCTTTGACAATATCAGTTGTGCGCTTGGATACAGATAATTCTTGATTGTAGAACTTCTTTAAGAATTCCACTTCTTCATTTGGCGATATTTCCAAGGAACTGCCAAGCCAAAACTGGTCGATTGGCCCAGAAATATCTTCATTTCCATACTGGAATTGCTGGAGATACTTGTTATATCTTTCCTTACCTACTTGTTTAGCAATCTCTTGATAATACCAGACAACCGAGTATTTTATTCCTGAGCGAAGGTTGGTATCCTGTTGCCACTCGGCAGGCCACCATGCCTCAGATGGATGCTTGTCACTAGCGTAAGGAGTTATAACATTTTCGTCTTTAACAACACCAGTTTCTAAGGCAATTAATGCGTTAGGAATTTTAAAGGTTGAGTGCGGGCTAAATCTTTGGCGACAGCGCGATTCATTGTATCGAATATACTTATTATTCTTGAGATCGTATAGAACAAAAGCACCCTCAGTATCTTTAAAAAGTGCATTTAAAACTG includes:
- a CDS encoding NUDIX hydrolase translates to MISKSAGVIEQSGVIPYRIKNGKIEVLLITSSTGKRWVIPKGMIEFMMSPQDSAAKEAWEEAGVIGQVLPTTMGTYDYQKWGRTCRVETFLLQVETVLEDWPEANLRKREWLSVKQAVKHIQEAELKQILMALPDTLLTLQSPPE
- a CDS encoding prolyl oligopeptidase family serine peptidase, with the translated sequence MSYPDKPLAYPTSQKVDQVDDYHGTRVEDPYRWLEDPDSDETKAWVEAQNQVTFEYLNEITVREKIKQRLTQLWDYEKFSIPFKEGDRALRYFYFKNDGLQNQSVLYTLISLDAEPKVLLDPNKLSEDGTVALSGVSISEDAKLMAYGLSTSGSDWQEWKVRDIETGEDISDHLKWIKFSGASWTKDNQGFFYSRYDEPNKETKLEDVNYYQKLYYHQLGKPQSEDILIYHRPDQKEWGFSGGVTEDGRYLIVSVWLGTDPKNLIFYKDLANPNAEVVELINEFEANYSFIDNDGDVFWFRTDLDAPRGRVIAIDTKNPARSQWQEIIPQTDEVLESVGLLNNQFVVDYLKDAHTQVKIFDLNGAFVREVELPGIGSAGGFSGKRYDTETFYSFTSFTTPATIYHYDMVSGESTIFRQPKVDFNPADYETNQVFYSSKDGTQVPMFITHKKGLQLDGNNPTYLYGYGGFNVSLTPSFSVGSLIWLEMGGVYAIPNLRGGGEYGEEWHQAGTKLNKQNVFDDFITAAEWLISHKYTKPAKLAIGGGSNGGLLVGACLTQRPNLFGAALPAVGVMDMLRFHKFTIGWAWCSEYGSAENPDEFKALYAYSPLHNLKSETSYPATMITTADHDDRVVPAHSFKFAAALQEAHAGKNPVLIRIETKAGHGAGKPTAKIIEEVADKWAFLVRSLDIAVDI
- the blaOXA gene encoding class D beta-lactamase, producing MKTPKLLSALLLFILSLSFVFIVNHIPVTNAIPVSNANESVLNALFKDTEGAFVLYDLKNNKYIRYNESRCRQRFSPHSTFKIPNALIALETGVVKDENVITPYASDKHPSEAWWPAEWQQDTNLRSGIKYSVVWYYQEIAKQVGKERYNKYLQQFQYGNEDISGPIDQFWLGSSLEISPNEEVEFLKKFYNQELSVSKRTTDIVKDILVLEKTNSYKLSGKTGLSGVVNGKALGWFVGYLEREDNVYFFATNLEATSKEALMKKRIQLTKQILTELGLL